In the Drosophila virilis strain 15010-1051.87 chromosome 4, Dvir_AGI_RSII-ME, whole genome shotgun sequence genome, AATAACTGAATGCAACTGCGGCGTCGTCGACCGGTTTTGAAGCGAACCAACGGCAGCTGCCTttttgtcgtcgttgttgttgttgcttttgttgccgGGGTTGAATTTATTTGGAAATGGCAGATACGTACACGCCTACCTGCTGCCCCACGAAGCGCTGCGATTGGCTGGTTTCAACTCCCAGCGGCAGCCGTATCTGTATCggccttttgttttgcttcttgtgtgtttgtctgcAGTATGCGCGCGTGTTCGGCATCGTTCAGGAACTCCACGACTCCAGCCACTCGGCATCGCCTCGCGTTCTCCGCTCTGCCCGAGCCACTCGCTGCTCACTGGCAGTAAGCAAGCGGAAACCGTTGGGCTGATGGTCGGACGCCGTTGTcggctgccgttgctgctgctgctgctgccgctgccgctgctgttgctgctgctgctgctgctgctggcaggcAGCCATCAGCACGGAGACGACCCGCATCCCACCCAGGCGCATGCCCCGGCCATCTGGGCCTGTAtgtcctgctcctgctcctgctgctgttgctcgtgCTGCTTTTGCCTCGCCCCAGGATATTGTAATCTATTGTCCTTtttcgcatgtgtgtgtgtgtgtgcgtgtgtgtatatgtgggTGGGTGCGCCTGATtcgtttgcatttaaattttaatttgccacaCAAATCAGAAATCACTTTTTTGACTGCCTCCCACGTTTTACGTTTTACACTTTCGCAGGAAAATTCAATTAGCCGCATCAAAGCAAATGTTGGCTAAACTCATTTTTTGATAGGGCGATTGAATTTCCCATTTTATGTCGCATTATTTATGCTGATTTTC is a window encoding:
- the LOC26531374 gene encoding runt-related transcription factor 2-like, whose product is MRLGGMRVVSVLMAACQQQQQQQQQQRQRQQQQQQRQPTTASDHQPNGFRLLTASEQRVARAERRTRGDAEWLESWSS